From the genome of Dermacentor andersoni chromosome 3, qqDerAnde1_hic_scaffold, whole genome shotgun sequence:
CCGGCCCTTGGGCGACGGCGCCCCTTTCTCCTCGGTCGCTCCCGTCTTCTTGGCGCTCTTCTCGGGCAAGGACTTGTCCCGCCGCGACGAAGCCGCCTTCTCGGCGGTCCCGGACTTCTCCCCCTGGGGCAACGACGTCGCCCTCTCACGCGGAGACGCCGACGCCTTGCGCGACTTCGCGTCCTTCTTCGCGCCCGCGGCGCCGACGCCCTGCTTTCTGGCGCCCTCGGACTCGACCGGCGGGCTGCCGGCGGTCGCTTTCTCCGGCCCGCTACGGGGACTGGCGACTTGGCCGGGCGCCGCGCCATGGCGCGCCTCCGCCTTCGGCTCCGACTTGCTGGCGCCTCCGCGAGAGCTGGCCGTTACGTTGCTCGTCTCGGTGCCGCACACAGACGCCGTCAGCCCCGCCTCATCCATGATGTCTGCCGAGAAACGCTCCGTCGAAGAGGGCGCTTGCTTGCTGCCGCGCTCGGCAGCCGCCTTGTCGAACACGTCCTTGATGATGGCCACCATGTACTGCGTGGCGACAGCAGCAGGGGAAGAgaaaaagaggcatttattacgACACATCACCTGACAGGTCGGCGTGAATAAAGATCGGTGTTGGGGAAGAGAAATGGGAGTAACCAACAAAAAGTGCGGCCGAAAATGGCGACGAACGAACTTGAACAGCGAAGACTCTTCGATGTATCGAATAATTTGATGAGTGCCTTTGCAGCATACCGCGCAGACGAGAAGGGCCCAGCCGACGGGCCAATAGAAGAACAGACATCGATAAGCGAACATAAATTGTGCGTATAAAGAATGGTATACCGTAATAAATGAAGCAAAAGGTGACTTCAAGGATCGTGCATGTGCTTTTGAGTCTGAAACGATGCTACGCGTACCACGAGCCTTAGAAACACGCTCATTTGTGCGAGTTGGTGCGGACTtaaatcccgaagacagtgcgaaCGAACGACTGCACAGAGAAGACAGACGAAATGTGTAAAGAAACACGCTTGTGTTCCCGTTTTTCGTTTCTCTTCTGTGTACTTTTTGTCCAAGCTAGGTTAGGGAAATGAACACGGTGAATCGCTCGTTGATTATGAAGGGGCTCAAAGGTGCTTGATGCTGCAGTTAACTTGTAATATGAACGAAAACGTTTGTCAGCTAGATATACAAAAAAGAGCGTCAAAAGTCGACAATAAATTCCCACGCACCTGCAACAGATCTCAAACACCATGTTTAGCTGAGGCTCGAATGATGCAAGACGTCACATGGATATGCAGAAGATTTTCTCAGCGTTAGAGACTGTAAAGGCTTCTCCGTCAGGTGAGGCGGTGTCCGCTCACTCTAGGCAAGTTGTTGGAATTTGGTAATTACCGAGTTTAGGATTTTGTTAGGCAATCTTTAAGGACCATCACTACGGGCAGCGCGAAACCCTAAGGACGGAGATAATGTCCACCTGGTTCTGGCCTGCCGTGATCGCTTGCCAGCGCCAACTTGCTTAATTTTCTGCTCCTTGACTCTGTGAAAGGACCCTATGCATCCGGAGCTCAAAAATTTTGTTTACGTGGTGGCAGCTGCGTAGCATTCTACAATGAACCTACGGCACCGCAAGAATGGATGGTTTCTATGTCCATGTCCTAGTGGCaggtctctttctctctctctctcactgtgtAAGAGAAGGTAATCGCGAAGGCCATAGATTTGCTAACTGCACGCGCCGGAAGCGATTGCGAGGCTCGAAACACGTCATAGACGCCGCCGTTTTAGATAACTACCCATTTCCCGAAATGATGCCGCTATAGAGTGAAGTCACCGGCGTTTGATGGACGACTAAGTGGCTGTCATGTTTTCTCGCTCGCCTTCACTACCTTCTTCAGGGGCATTCTAGCTTGCAGCTCCATGTAGTGCTCTCGATGGCAAGCGCAAACCGTACAAAGATTCGGAAGAAACGTCTCAGAGGTGCCTCGGCTGTGCGCCTCGCATCATCCCGCCCGCGATGCCGACTCAGTGGAAGTTTCACGGGAGGATTAGGGGCACACAATGGGCGATACCCCTTCGCTTCACAACACGCACAGCCGGCGTTCGCCACTTAGGCGTTCTCGTCCTACTCTTGTCCGTAAATGAATCGACAGATTCCGCACAGGTGATGACGCGCGCATGTCCGTGCTGGTGTCACGACGTGCGATAACGGGACTGGAAGAGGCCGGTAATAAGcaatggatttttttttctacagcgaaaggctgtatatgactaaacttccgtagttttttcggcgtccggcaacagaaacagaCTTAGCGGTATCTAACAAGCCCATACAgaatgggtttcattgtttgctttgtgatCACGCACAGGTGCAGTGCGGCCGCGCAGATTTCAAAATGCTAAACAGGTTAGAACGCTCGCCAAGAAAATAGCGTGATTTCAAGGTTGTCGCAGCATATAAACAGGAGAcatatcggcgctaaaaacagctgcgttatcaatGGGGCGGACATGCATAGTttgtacacccgaagaacaacatgcgtacgaggagcgccggaggtaCAGCAACGAGAAtataaacggcgccggcgcgaaacgaccaccgacgacgGATGCTCCCTCGATGCTGAACGTAAACGACAATCGGAAGCCcgggcaaccattccactctgtgaagacggaatggcagcgaaagcgcTTTGCTTGTCGTTTGAGCggtttgactgtcgtcagctttcgctgccattccatcttcacggagtagaatggttgtcatttttttctttgtttactctATGGCTGCCCCACGGCGCCGCGCTGAGCTTCATGTTCACTAACGATGATCGTTACAGCATTGTGCATGTGTTCAAAATGTCTGAGTTGGTTTAAGAACCCCCTAAGGTATTTACTATCGCCGTTGCACTTGTTTCTTTCTAAGTTTCATCTTGACGTCTAGTCTGGCTAAATGATAATCGTTCAAAAATCTCTCGCAACCACCGGCTTTACCATCGTGCAGCAGAAGAGGGTTCGGGAGATGCTTACCGACAAGAACTTCTTCCAGGCCTCAACGGCTGCGGGCGTCATAATGCGCTCTTCCTTGGCCTGGAGGACGCCGACCACGCACTCGCCCATCAGTTCGAAGTGGTGCGGCGTGACTCCCTTGCGGCGCAGGTGTTCGGTCGCGTTGCGGCGCACCAGCACCTCGAAGGTGGCCGGGTCGGTGAGGTTCTCCACCATGGAGGTCAAGTGGTAGCCGACGGCGCAGCCATGAGCCCTGAACGCCGGGTCGTCCTTGAGCGTCGCCACGTGCTTGGAACGGAAGTTGCGGAACATTGGCAGGAGCTCGGGGTGCTTGACGAACAGCGAGAGGAACATGAGCACGCCGTACTCGCGGTTGTCGTTGCAGAAGGTGCGCCAAGTGCTCCTGATCAGGTTCTTCTGGTTCTCCGTCATGCCCGACGCCTCGTCCGGCAGCTCACCCGTCTTGCGCGACGCGTTGCCCATCTCTTCACCGATCCTCGGTAGGCGGCTGTGGCCCTAAATTGGTTCGAATGGAAGGCGACGTGGGCTAGAACGGGCGCGTGAGATCACGCTGCATCTTCTTCTTCTCCAGCATGAAGTTTTGAGGTCTGTGCTGGCATTCCAGCACATTCAAGGCGCTTTAGTATCTGCACAAAAAGGGGGGCTCATTTCCGTCGATAAATGCAAGGGTGGTAAACTGACGGGCAGGTCGAGTCAGTGCGCCTAATATTGTGTACACGTCACAAGCAATAGCCGTATTGCCTTGAAAATGCGGTGTCGCTATACCATACGGCCAGCAGGCTCACTGTGGCATGCGATCGGCGAggagacagacatacagacaaagaactttattaatggtcctgaggaaccggcgttagggtacctcccttttcacgGAGTTCCCGTAGCCGTCgtgggccgcacccacgtcggggtcggaagatcgtggtcctccgccctgtcgcaggccctctggacagcccgtagttgctctgagaggtcgccactcttaagggctgcctcccagtcggttagagtgcttagcgatgagctgcgtaacgcagggcattgccagagcatatgggataaggagcagtacgcctccccacagtctggacagtggggagGAGGAAGTGGCTGTCAGAATAAGAGGTAATAGTTGCCGTTGCCTATTAAACATGTGGCTCCTATCCTCTATGGGGGCTGGCCAGAAAAGGGCCAGACTAATCCAAGATATGTCTAAAATTAAAATTTCATAATTGCTACGGACAAAGTGCTATAGAAGGGGAAATTAAATGTTAAAATTAACGCAATAACAGCAGAAAGAGTCAAAATATTTGGAAAGTACACAAAGACATAAGAAAATATTCAATTTTGACATTGTATTCGGTTAGATTCCATAAGAAATTTATAGGCAATGGAGCAAACGTGCATGCGGCTGTATCCCAGAGTGGAGGCTCCAGACAAGCGAATAGCAAGTTCAGTAAAGTCCAGGCCAACTATTCGAAGCGGTAGTTCGTGCCCCTCTTGACCGAAGTCCGATGGGTAGCTGGGCAAGTCGGTACACCTGCATTACTACTTATAGCACTAACGAATCAATAGTTGATTCGCTAGCGCTGTAAGTAATAACACTCTTGAACGAAcatctttcacgccgacatgtgACTGAGTACGCACCGCATTTCGAAGAAACTCtatgacgccgacttggagtaccgggtatctgccactcggtctgtgctggtgtTCAATGAAACTGTTTGGCGCCAACtcgggtcactgggcatgtgccagtaggtgtgtgccgctcttcaatgaacgtatttGACGCTTACTTGTATAACTAGGCGTATGCCACTGAGAATGTacagctctacaatgacgaagacaaaaaaaaaaaaacctttaatTTATGTGACGCTGAGCGGTCTCGAACCCTCGTCATAAGGGCTCGATCCGCTCGGTTTTTCAACTATAGGAGCCAGACGCATTAGCACGCTGTGtcacaaatgcttttttttttctttctttcatggtatttattatagttgcattcaaccagacgttcaccagttctgcaagtcagagaatggagggcacaataaaagtcacacacagaaaaggcagcgttcatactgtgagtagaaacgttcTTGTAACTCTAGAAGGCTGAcaaggataagcacctcaccaaaatagggtaccagtccggttgtacaccgagtccatcataaacctgctttaggtgtagtgtcatttggatgaaatttgcccttgtaggtacaaccgtttcggcgtttctgtccatcattcgcgttttccacaaactgtgcattcccatgacaaaaaacatatcgaaagtgcactattatcagaggttggcagcaggtatcgcacagtatgagcgttaatttcaaagtctttctttaga
Proteins encoded in this window:
- the LOC126524569 gene encoding uncharacterized protein, which codes for MGNASRKTGELPDEASGMTENQKNLIRSTWRTFCNDNREYGVLMFLSLFVKHPELLPMFRNFRSKHVATLKDDPAFRAHGCAVGYHLTSMVENLTDPATFEVLVRRNATEHLRRKGVTPHHFELMGECVVGVLQAKEERIMTPAAVEAWKKFLSYMVAIIKDVFDKAAAERGSKQAPSSTERFSADIMDEAGLTASVCGTETSNVTASSRGGASKSEPKAEARHGAAPGQVASPRSGPEKATAGSPPVESEGARKQGVGAAGAKKDAKSRKASASPRERATSLPQGEKSGTAEKAASSRRDKSLPEKSAKKTGATEEKGAPSPKGRA